The genomic window ACCAGATGAGCGATCAGGTCGGGATAAAGATGAAATTGAAAACGTAATTGGCCTTGCCGTCCGCCGACCGGTGATGGGCTTCCGGGTCAAAATGCCTGAGCGAGGTCAATTGGCCACGCCGCATGAAAAACCCCTGAAAGCCCATCTCACCGATCTCGCCCAGCATGTCTTCGATGGGCTCACCCGTATGCGCCTCTTCCAGCTCGATGAGCAGATTGGGGCGTTCCCGCTTCAGGGTCTCCCGCGCCCCGGCAATGACCGGCGCCTCAAACCCTTCAACGTCAATCTTGATGAACCCGATATTGCGCAGATCGTAACTGTCCAGCGTCCGCGTCTGCACGGTGACTTTCCCATGGGGAATGTCGGCCTTGCGCGTGGACAGTGATCCGCCCTGATTGGAGTAACCCTTACGGCGCTGAGGAATGAACAGCCCCGCATCGCCGTCACTGTCAGACAGCCCCACTGCGTAGCTCGTGGCATTCGTCGGCAGCACCCGGTTGAGGATACCCAGCATCTTGGGGTTGGGCTCAAAGGCATGAACATGCTGCGCCGTGCGCGCCATCCACCACGTATAGACACCGCGATTGGCGCCAATATCGATCGCGTCCTTGTCGCGGGCACACAGATACGGCACGAGGCCAAACTCGGGCTCACCCTTGCGCAGCTCGCGATTGACCCGGCGACGAATATCAAGCGAGGGCGGCACCAGCGCCAGCTTCACCCGCTCTGTCAGATCTGTCGGCGGTGTCCAGTCGGACGTGTTGTTCGCACTCATGCCTGCTGCACCTCATCAAGGCCACTGGCAACGATTGCCGCGCCCGCACACATCAAAGCGAATACAGCAATCACCACCCATGTGCCAGCCAGCGATGCCAGGGCACCAAACAGAGCGGCCAGCATCAACAGCCCGCCCACAATCGTGTTGGACAGGGCAGTGTAGGCAGCCCGTGTCTCTTGAGACCCCATATCCACAATATGCGTGGAGCGCCCCAGACGCACGCCCTTATAGGCAATCATCAGTACAAAGAGGACTGCCGCCATGGCATAGGCCATGACCCATGTGGGCGCCAGAAACGTGACGCTCAGCGCCAGCGCCATGGAAAGCGACCCAAGCAGGCCCGCATAAATGAGAACCCGCCGGGACGACCGGTCCGACAGCCGCCCCCAGAAGTAGGAGCTGACAACCGAGGCCAGCCCGGACGCCACAATGAAGGGTCCAAGTTGCGACAGATCCGTGCCGCCACGCTGGGCCACGATGGTTACCAGATAGGGCGGTGCAAGGCCCGTTGCGATCAGCAGTCCGCGTGTGGCAATGAAGCGTTGAAGCTGGCGGTCCTCCCGCAGCAGCGACAGCTGGCCAATCGCGGTCTCGAACGCGTTCCCGCCGCCTTCGGTGGCGCCCGGTTCTTCCTTCAGGGTCAAGAACACCGCCGCTGCAACCATCCAGCAGCCACCGGCAATGAACAGCGCCGCCGACACGACCTCGACTGAGCGCGTCAGAATATCAAAAGACAACGCCAGCCCGAACGCCAGGACCACCATGGCGGCAATACTGTCTGCCGTCCCTGTCGTCGTGCCCCGCTTGGCCTTGGAAACGGTTTTGCCCAACACATCCTTGTAGGCAACAGACGCGACAGATCGGGACAGGGCAAAGACAGCCAGCAGACCCACAACGATCCACCCCACCATCACCCCGTCGAAGATCAGCACCACGGCGCCCATGGCGGCAACGCACAACCCTTGGATCAGGCTGGAAATCGCCCAAGCCCATTTGCGCACCGGCAGCGCCCGGATGGCACCGGCGGCAAACAGCTGCGGCACCAGGGCCCCGGCCTCACGCAATGGCACCAGCAGCCCAATCAGGAATGCCGGTGCGCCGAGCGCATTGAGCACCCAGGCAAGAATGAGTTTGGGGTCAGACAGGCCATCTCCGGCCTTTGTGGCCGCGAGGCTTATGAGGTGAGCGGAGACGTTTTCCGGCTGTGCATTGCATGCACTTTCAGGGATATCGCGGCAGACCCGGCCTTCGTCATCGCCAAAAAGCGCGTCATATGCGGTGGTATGCAGAGGCAAATCGGGCATCTCCGTGTTTGTGAGTGATCTCATGACGAGGTTTCGCAGGCCAGAAACCACCGCAGCACCCCGATTTCAAGGCTGACAAGTTGCGAGCCTCAATCACAGGCACTTTTCCCCTTGCGAACCAAATGAATGCGGAGTTACGCTACGCATTAAGTGAATGGGCAGCAACAGACCAAAAACGCTGCCGCGCTTTGGAGGGACAAGACCAATGAGCCAGGCTTTCAAGCACACGCCACCGGCCACACAGCCGCTGACCAGCAAGACCAATGTTGCCGATCCGGCATTGTGGGAGAGCTACAGCTACTTCCCAATCTTCGAGCAGATGCGTCAGGAAGACCCGGTACACTATTGTGCGGAGAGCACCTACGGCCCCTATTGGTCCGTCACCCGCTACGAAGACATCATGGCGGTAGACACCAACCATCACGTCTATTCCTCCGACGCTCATCTCGGCGGCATCATCATTGATGACGGCATTCAGAATGACCCGGAGAATGACTTCAAGGCGGTGAACTTCATCGCCATGGACAAGCCGAAACACGACGAACAGCGCAAGTCCGTGAACGGCATCACCAACCCCAACAACCTGCAGCACTTTGGCGAGATCATTCGCAAGCGTACGTCGAACCTGCTGGACAGCCTGCCGGTGGGTGAGGAGTTCGACTGGGTATCAACGGTATCTATCGAGCTGACGACACAGATGCTCGCCACCATGTTCGATTTCCCTTTCGAGGACCGCCACAAGCTCACTCGCTGGTCTGACGTGTCCACCGCAGAGCCCGGCTCAGGCATCGTTGAGACCCAGCAGCAGCGCATTGATGAGCTGATGGAAATGGCCGCCTATTTCAGCGACCTGCAGCAAAGCCGCAAGGACAAGCCGGACAACATCGACCTGCTGACCATGATGACCCACAGCCCGGCCATGGCGAACATGCCCCCGGAAGAGTTTCTGGGAAATCTGTCGCTGCTCATCGTTGGCGGCAACGACACGACCCGGAATTCGATGACCGGTGGCGTCTTTGGCTTCAGCCTGTTCCCGGAGCAGTGGGACAAGATGGTCGCTGACCCGACCTTGATCGACAACGCGGTCGCGGAAATCATTCGCTGGCAGACACCACTGGCCCATATGCGCCGCACCGCTCTTGAAGATGCGATCCTCGGCGGCAAACAGATCCGCAAGGGCGACAAGGTGGTGATGTGGTACGCCTCGGGCAACCGCGACACATCCATCTTTGACGACCCGGACAAGATCATCATCGACCGCAAGAATGCCCGCCGCCATCTCTCCTTCGGCTTTGGCATTCACCGCTGCATGGGCAACCGCATCGGTGAACTGCAGCTGCGCATTCTGTGGGAGGAAGTTCTCAAGCGGTTCTCCCGCATCGAAGTAACCGGTGAGCCCGAACTCACAAACTCAAACTTTGTGAAGGGATACACCTCCCTCCCCGTCAAACTGCACGCACTCTAGGAGGTCATCCCAATGAGTCAGGCATTCACGCATACACCTACGTCCGACGTTGAACTCAGCAGCACGACCAACATTGCTGATCCCGATATCTGGTCAAACTATGAGTACTTCCCGATCTTTGAAAAGATGCGCGCGGAAGAGCCGGTGCATTACTGCGCTGAGAGCACCTACGGCCCCTATTGGTCCGTAACGCGCTACGAAGACATCATGGCGGTGGATACCAACCACCAGGTCTATTCATCAGAAGCTGACTTTGGCGGGATCGTCATCGACGACCGGATCGCGATTGATCCGGAAACCAACTACAAGTCAGCCAGCTTCATTTCGATGGATCAGCCCAAGCACGACGATCAGCGCAAGTCCGTGAACGGCATTACTAACCCGAACAATCTCCAGTACTTCGGCGATATCATCCGAACACGGACGGTGAATATGCTGGATAGCCTGCCCGTCGGAGAAGAGTTTGACTGGGTACCGACAGTCTCAATCGAGCTGACAACCCAAATGCTGGCAACGCTGTTTGATTTCCCGTTTGAAGACAGGCACAAGCTCACCCGCTGGTCTGACGTGATCACCGCTGAACCTGAGTCTGACATTGTCGAGAACCAGGAAGCCCGCGTCGCGGAACTGAACGAGATGGCCGAGTATTTCGTCGAGCTGCAGAAGGGACGGATCAACAAGCCTGACAGCATCGACCTTCTGACCATGATGACCCACAGCCCGGCCATGGCAAAAATGCCGCCTGAAGAGTTCATGGGCAATCTGGCACTGCTCATTGTGGGTGGCAACGACACCACCCGCAATTCCATGTCCGGCAGCATCTTCGGCATGCACCTGTTCCCGGACGAATTCAAAAAGATGGTGGATGACCCATCCCTGACCGACAACGCGGTCGCCGAGATCATCCGCTGGCAGACACCCCTGTCGCACATGCGCCGGACGGCGCTTCAGGATGCAGTCCTTGGCGGCAAGCAGATCCGCAAGGGCGACAAGGTGGTGATGTGGTACGCGTCAGGCAACCGCGACACGTCTATCTTTGATGATCCTGACAAGATCATCATCGACCGCAAGAACGCACGCCGTCACCTGTCCTTTGGCTTTGGCATTCACCGCTGCATGGGCAACCGCATCGGGGAGCTTCAGCTGCGCATTCTGTGGGAAGAAATCCTCAAGCGTTTCTCCCGCGTGGAAGTCACCGGCGAGCCGGTGCTGACCCACTCCAACTTCGTAAAGGGATACGCATCCCTACCGGTTAAACTGCACGCCCTCTAGACGCAGCATATACGTGCAGTGGCAGCACCCGGTCCCCACACTGTGGAGGCCGGGTGTTTTGCGTTAGAGCGCCTGCCAGATGATGAAACCGCCGACGCCCATCACCAGCGCCGCAAAGACAAGGGTCAGTAGATTGCCCGATTGGCCCAGGGCCTTGGAGGCGCGTTGCCCGGCCAGCCCGCCCACAACACCGCCTGCAATCATCGCCACCGCGACCGGCCAGTTGACCAGGCCGGACACGGCATAGTTCGCAGCCGTCGTTGCGCCAAACGCCAGAACGGCCACAAGCGACGTCCCAACGGCGATGCGCATGGGCATATGTGTCGCCGCCATCAATCCCGGCGCGATCAGAAAACCACCGCCAATACCAAAAAACCCGGCGGCGCTCCCCGCGCCAAACCCGAACGGAATGAGACGGGGCAGCAGGTCGCGTGCAGACTGCAGCGTCAAACGGACATCCGGCTGGTCCTCACTAGACTTGGGCAGAAGTGTCCAGATGCCGATCGCGATCATCGCGCCGCCAAATGCGGCCAGCAGCACGTCGCCGTCGATTGCCTTGCCAATGCTGGAGCCTACGTAAGCACCAATGATACCGGCAATGCTGAACACGACGGCGCAGCGCCATTTGACGGTCCCCGCACGCGCATGCGCCACAAGACCTGACGCCGCATTGGCCGCGACGCCAACGGCAGCCGTGCCAATGGCCATATGCGGGCTTGCCACGCCGACCACATAGAGCAGAAGCGGAACGGCGAGGATCGATCCACCGCCGCCCACCAGCCCGAGGACGAACCCCACAAGCACACCCACGCCGCTGGCAAGCGCCAGCATGCCCGGGTCCGCCAGAAAGGCCTCCATTACGCGTTGGCCCCTGCCGTGTCAGACGCAGACAGTTCAGGCGCCCGGTTCCAGGGCATCAACGCCAGCAACCGCGCCATGCCGCACCAGCCTGAGGCACCAGCAAAGAACAGCCCCGCACCGACAAAGGCAGACAGACCAAAGAAGCCGGGAGAAACGAGATAGCCGAGCAGGACACCCAGCAGCACGAGGCCACCGGCCGTCATCTGCACCTGGCGCATGATCTCAAGCGGGGCCTTGGGCGTTTTCTCAACAGCAAGACCAGCCTTCTTCCAGGCATCCAGACCCCCTTCAAGGACATAGGCCTTGCCGGAGGCTGAGGCTGACAGAATGCCTGCAAGGGCCTGTGTGCGATTGCCGGACCGGCAATGGAAGATGACATCGCCCTCGTCGCCCTCAAGCACCTGCGGCAACTTTGAGGCGGGAATACAGCTTGCACCGGCAATGCGCTCGCGCAGATGCTCGTCACGCTCGCGCACATCAATGAGGCGTGTGCCCTGGGCAACACGCAGCTTTGCATCTTCAGGGGTAATTGGATGAAGCGTCATGACTTTCGTCCTTTTCGTACTGGGGGAGCAGACGTGGTTTCCGGCGGGCAGAACATCTCGTGCAGCAGCATCACCAGCCGCTCCACACGGATATCGCTGATGCGGTAGAGCACCGACTGGGCCTCACGCCGCGTTTCAACCATGCCGTCGTCGCGCAGCAACGCCAGATGCTGAGACAACGCCGACTGGGAAAGCCCCACGTCAGAGGCAAGCGAGCCAACCGATGCCTCCCCCACCTCAATCAGCCGACACAGCACCAGCAAACGCCGCTCATTGGACATCGCCTTGATAAAGGCGGCGGCTTCCGCCGCCTTCGCGGCCATGTCCTGCGCCTGCCCCGTGGCCGACTGGCCGGCAGGTGCCTTTGTCGCAAAGCTCATTCTGCATCCTTATATATTAGATATTGCTAAATTAGGGATTACTAATATATATGTCAAGCAACATGACCTCGAGAATGTGGAGAGCAGCATGACAACGCGCCCGGACGTGCAGGCCTTCTTTGATACCCAGACCAACACGGTGAGCTATTTGGTGTCCGAGCCGGATGGCCCGGCGGCGGTTATCATCGACCCGGTCCTGGACTATGACCACGCAGGCGGCACGTTCCACACCGCCGGAGCCCAGGCGATCCTCGATGCGGCAAGCGAACGCGGCCTCAAAGTCGAGTGGATACTTGAGACCCATGCCCATGCCGACCATCTGTCCGCAGCGCCCTATCTCAAGGAAAAGACCGGCGCCCCCATCGCCATCGGCGAACACATCACCCAGGTGCAGCAGATCTTCGCACCGGTGTTTGCCGCCAAGGACGTAACCGGCACCGGGTCTGAGTTTGATCGGCTGCTGAGTGACGGCGACACGCTGACCGTCGGCGCGCTCACTGTGGACGTGATGCACACGCCCGGACACACACCCGCCTGCGTGTCGTATCGTATTGGCGGTGCGGTCTTTGTTGGCGACACGCTGTTCATGCCGGACTACGGCACGGCTCGGGCGGACTTTCCCGGCGGCGACGCCCGCGCGCTCTACACATCCATTCAGCGCATTTTGTCCTTGCCGCCGCAAACGCGCCTGTTCATGTGTCACGACTACTTGCCCGACAACGGCCGGAAGGCGCATGCGTGGGAAACCACCGTGGCCGACCAGCGTGCCCGCAACGTGCATGTGCATGAAGGAACCAGCGAGGCTGAGTTTGTCGCCATGCGCAACAGCCGCGATGCCGGTCTGCCGGCGCCCCGGCTGTTGCTGCCATCGGTTCAGGTCAACATTCGCGCCGGGCACATGCCGCCACCGGACGACAACGGCACAACCTATCTGCGCATCCCGGTCGAGCCTGCTGCATAGACGGTCCCTGCCCATGCACGGGGTTGCCTGTCTCCCGCCAACTCGGTCGCGCTACCGTCAGGTCGCCATCTCTTGCCTGAAATCAGCGGGAATGGGGCAATCGGTGCACACGCTGTTGTCGCACATGCGGCACAGGTGACACCGGTCCAGATCGCTGTCCGGGATTGCGGCCAGGAGCTTGTGCAGCAACGCGGCAAATACATCCTGCTCTTGTTCGTCCAGCGGGCTCAGCAGCTGCGCAATCGTCGCCAGACGGCCCGCGAGCAGGTCATCACACGCAGCAGTCCCTTTTTCCGTAAGAAAGAGCGCGACGGACCGCTTGTCCTTGCCTGCGCGGCGCTCGACCAACCCATCGGCCGCAAGCCGATCCACCAGCCGCACGGTGCCGGGATGGGACAGACCCAGAATGCGCTTGAGCTGGTCGTTCGACGGCCCCGCGCCGCTTCCGATCACAATAAGGGCGGCAGGCGTTTCGCCTGCGCGGTTCATCACGTCGAGCGCGACGTTCTCGATACGGTCAGCAACGGCAAGCCCTAAAGCACCGAGCAGATTGGCGGTTCGATTCAGCATGTACGCAGGATACGTGCGCTATGCACATTTTTCAATTGACTATATGTGCGCAGCGCACATAATTAGACGTGTCTCTGTCTCACTGAAAAAGAAGGATGCAATTTGCATGTCTAATGAAACCCTCAGCGCCGAACATCGCGACTTCTACAAGCGCTTCCAGTCGTTCTGGGCGGCACCGTCAGGTGAGCGGGTGGCCGAACTCATCGCACCAGATGCACAAATTCATTTCACCGGCGCAGGGCACATGGATGGCAAAACCTATGCTGCCTTCATGGGCCAGACCCTGGCGGCGCTGGAAGGGGTGAAAGTCACACCGATGGACTGCGCGGGCAACGGCGACATGCTCTACATCTCGTGGGAAACCGTCGCGACAGTGCATGGGTCGCAACGGACCTATCGCGGTGTGGATCGCTTTCGCATCAAGGATGGTATGGCGGTGGAAGAACATGTGATCTTCGATTCCGCTGTGCTGACGCCCGAGGGCCGCGGCGGCATCGAGTACACGCCTGAATGAGACAGCCGCGGCCTTAGCGAAAAGGCACTGGGCACGGGGCACACGGCACAAGGCAGAGTGGTTTGACCTACCAGCTCTGCGTGCCGGGGGCGCCCTTGATGGGCCCCTTGATGGCGGACGTCACCCACCCGGCATAATATCCGCCGGGCTGCGGCGTTACCTGTTCCTTGCCGACAAAGCATGCGTCAACGCGGGCGGGATAAAACGCTATCCACCCGGCAATGCGGGCCATGTTGGGATCAAGATCATCCAGCGGCTCGGGATAAGTGAAGGCTGCATGCTCGACGCGCGCGCCGGGCAGCACCAGGTCATGGTGCACAGCTGCCCCTTTCCACTCGCAGACCGTCACATAGTCGGTCTCGTGCAGCACGCCATCCACGACATCCTCCGGCGGCACGAAGTACACCGGCGCGCCGGCCGTCTCGACCACACGCAGGGCCCGGTCACTTTTCGCGATCACCTGCCCCGCGTGCTGAACGCGCACCGGTCCCATGGCGCCGCGCACTTCGGGAGGGCGCGGATAGTCCCAGACAGATTCCTCGCCCGGCGCCACAGGATCGATCTGCGCTGGCCGCTCGCTGTTGCGCCAGGCATTGCGCCCCGCACTCACGCGGTCCAGCAGCCATTGTTTGTCCGGTATCTTTGTCATGCTTGGTCCGCCTACGGATAAACAGCGAGGGTCTGCTCGCTGACCGCCGCCGCCTGCCCTTCGGGCGTCCACAACGTTGTGACGTGGTGGCCAAAGCCGTCACGAAGCGACGTCAGCTTGGTGTGAATGAGCCACCAGCCGCTTTCATCAACCGGTTTGGGCGGCTCGAACAAGGAGACCGACCACGCCACGGTGCTGGACTTGGCAAGCCCCGGCATCACGCCGATGGCAGGTGATGGAATGGCGTCTGAGAACAGAACACTCAAGGCTTCAAGACCTATCTGGCCATCGCGGGCACGCAGCCATGTAAGGCTGTCCGTCTCCGTTGACCCTGAGTAGGGAATGGCCCCGCGCACCCAGCGAAACTCGAAATGCTGCAGGAACTTGGGCATCAGCCCATCCACATAGGGCGCAGCCTCAATGGTATCCGGTCCCGGCGTATCAGCCGGCGGAACCGGCGGCGGCACGCGATCCACACCGTCTAAAGGCAGACCAAAGATCGCCCGTGTCGTGGCCACACGCTCGCCGTTCTGGAACCCGATGGCCCGGATCTGCGTGAGGTTGCGCCCGTCGCGCTCCATTGAGGGCTCAAAGCGCAGCGCCCCGGGTCCGGACGGACGCACAAAGGTCGTCTGCAGCGCCCGCAACCGGCGGTCCGGTGCCGCCAGGTGGCGGGCCGCCATCAGACCGAGTGCAGCAACAAGGCCGCCAAAGGCAGCCCGGCCCTGCAGCCAGTCATCTGTCAGCGTGTAGATGGTGGCGTCGCCGTCACGCTCAAATTTGGTGGTCAGATGTTCAAGTGTCGTGAGCATGAGGGTCTGCTTTCGGTCTGTTTGCGCAAGACTTGGCCCGATTCCCTGAAGAAACAAGGTACGGCCCCATTGTCGGCTTCTATGTAGACATTGACAACATACATGTGCGTTCTTATGTTGGCATCGTCTACATAGGGAGCGATCTGTGTCTTATCACCATGGAAGCCTGCGCAAGGACCTCATTCAGCGCGCTGCGGAAGTCATTGCCAGCGACGGCATTGAGAAGCTGAGCCTGCGGGCGCTGGCCCGCGACCTTGGCGTATCGCACTCCGCCCCTGCCCGTCACTTCAAGGACAAGACCTCCCTCATCAAGGCGTTGGCAAAAGAAAGCTTCGGCGTTCTCATTGCCGAGCTCGACGCCGCCACAGATCGCGCCGGCAGCGACCCCATGGCCCGCTATAACGCCATCGGCAAGGCCCTTGTCCACTTTGCTCTTGCCCGGCCTGCCTATTTCAGGGCCATGACACACCCGGATGTGCGTGACAGATCAGACAAGGAGCTGGTGGACATGCATGCCGCCTACATGACCCGCCTGCTTGACGCAGCCAGGGCCGCCCAGGCCGCTGGCTGGCTGCCCGGCAAGACCCCCGAATTCGCGGTTCTCTATTCCACAGCTGCTGCCAATGGCATCTCGCAACTCCTGACCAACGTCATGGACAAGAGTTTGCTCGCCGGCATCGATCCCATCGCCCTTGGCGATGAAGTGATCGACCTGGTCGTGGCGCCTACCAGCACACCCTCAAACTCGAGCAAGGGAGATGCATCATGAAGGACATGATCCTCGCCACCCTGAAAAACCTGTTCGCCATCGGGCCGATCCTGTTTGGCGTCGCCTTTCTGGCACCGGTGTTTTCTGAACTCATGATTGCCGCAGACATTACGCAGCCCTTCGGACTGCCACCCATCGCCATTGGCCTCGTTGCGGGCCTTGGCTGGGGCAGCTACGCCTATGTGAAAGGAAGCTGGGTATGAGCACCATGATGAACGCAGCAACCAGCACAACCACCCTGACCCATGAGCGCGACGCGGAACTGCGCCGGCAGGAATTTGCCATCGCCAAGAAATACACCGGCGGCACGCCCTGGCGCATTGTCTTCTGGGGACTGGGCAACTTTGCCTTCTGGCTGGCCCTTTGGCCGCTGGTCATGACCGGCACCCTGCCACTATGGGCAGGTTTCATCCTGGCGAGCCTGTGCGTGACCATCTGCTATCTGCCGTCCCACGAAGCACAGCACAACAACATCGCACGCCCCAACACGTCGCTGCGCTGGCTCAACGAACTGGTTGGCCATGTTTCAACCATCCCCATGTTGCTGCCGTACCGAACGGCACGTTTGACCCATCTTGAGCACCACGCCCACACCAACAACCCAGAGCTCGACCCGGACTACGGCGTGACAGCAGAGGGGTGGTGGCCCGCCATATCAAAATCCTTCCGTGCCCGGATTAATCGCAACGGGGCCGGCCAGAATACAGCCTATGCAGCTGCTCTTGACCGGATTGGCGGAGAAGCTGCCGCCCGGGCCCGCATAGAAGCCCTTGCGATGAATCTCGCTTATTGGGGCATACTCACAGCCCTCGCCTGGAGTGGCTTTGCTTTGGAGGCCCTGCTGCTTTGGTGGTTGCCGCGCCATCTTGGCCTGACCTACATCCAGTTGCTTCTCAGCTGGGCGCCGCACCATCCCGGTGAACAGACCGGCCGCTACAAGGACACCCGCGCCTTCAAATACAGGTTCGGCAACATCCTCGCCATGGGGATGGAGTATCACATCATCCATCACCTGCACCCTTCGATCCCGCTGCACAAGAACATGCCCGCCTACCGGGAACTGAAACCCATCCTCGAAGAACGCGGCTGCGATCTGGGCGGACTTTAGGCTAGACTGTGCGCTAACCAGAAAATTTCAGCACGCAGGAACACCCCAACATGAGAACGATCATCCGCAACGGCCATGTGCTCGACACCGCATCCATGAAAATGACCGGCGAGCAGACCGTGGTCATAGAAGATGGTGTGATTGTGGATGTGGGCACAGCGGCCCCAGGCGCGAAAGCTGATCTCGACATTGACGCCGCCGGACTGTTTGTCCTGCCTGGTCTCATTGATACCCATGTGCATTTTCGTCTGGCGACCCTGGATTTCAGCAAGCTCGCCACATGGTCCGAGGTCGAATACGGCATCGCCATGACCAAGCTGGCCCGCGAGACACTGGCGCGGGGCTTTACAACCGTGCGCGACATTGGCGGCGATGTGTCGGGCCTCATGCGCGCGATCCGGACCGGTGCCATTCCCGGCCCGCGGATTTTTCATGCAGGGCGCATGCTGTCCCAGACCGGTGGCCACGCGGATGCGGAAGGTGGCCCCCGTCCCGTTCCGACCTGTGCGTGCGAGATGCGGCACACTGCCTTCGGCATTGTGGCGGATGGCGTCGAAGCCGTGCGCAAGGCAGCGCGGCACAATCTGCGTGACGGCGTCGACTTCCTGAAAATTCACGTGTCCGGCGGCGTCGCCACACCGTCTGACCCGCTGGACTCGATCCAGTACACACCCGAAGAGATCCGCACCGTGGTGCAGGAAGCGCAGCACCGGCACACCTATGTGGCCGCCCATGCCTACAGCCCGCAATCCATTTCCATGGCCGTGACAAATGGTGTGCACACCATTGAGCATGGCAACCTGATTGATGCGGACGCGGCA from Candidatus Phaeomarinobacter ectocarpi includes these protein-coding regions:
- a CDS encoding MBL fold metallo-hydrolase, with product MTTRPDVQAFFDTQTNTVSYLVSEPDGPAAVIIDPVLDYDHAGGTFHTAGAQAILDAASERGLKVEWILETHAHADHLSAAPYLKEKTGAPIAIGEHITQVQQIFAPVFAAKDVTGTGSEFDRLLSDGDTLTVGALTVDVMHTPGHTPACVSYRIGGAVFVGDTLFMPDYGTARADFPGGDARALYTSIQRILSLPPQTRLFMCHDYLPDNGRKAHAWETTVADQRARNVHVHEGTSEAEFVAMRNSRDAGLPAPRLLLPSVQVNIRAGHMPPPDDNGTTYLRIPVEPAA
- a CDS encoding cytochrome P450: MSQAFKHTPPATQPLTSKTNVADPALWESYSYFPIFEQMRQEDPVHYCAESTYGPYWSVTRYEDIMAVDTNHHVYSSDAHLGGIIIDDGIQNDPENDFKAVNFIAMDKPKHDEQRKSVNGITNPNNLQHFGEIIRKRTSNLLDSLPVGEEFDWVSTVSIELTTQMLATMFDFPFEDRHKLTRWSDVSTAEPGSGIVETQQQRIDELMEMAAYFSDLQQSRKDKPDNIDLLTMMTHSPAMANMPPEEFLGNLSLLIVGGNDTTRNSMTGGVFGFSLFPEQWDKMVADPTLIDNAVAEIIRWQTPLAHMRRTALEDAILGGKQIRKGDKVVMWYASGNRDTSIFDDPDKIIIDRKNARRHLSFGFGIHRCMGNRIGELQLRILWEEVLKRFSRIEVTGEPELTNSNFVKGYTSLPVKLHAL
- a CDS encoding sulfite exporter TauE/SafE family protein, translated to MEAFLADPGMLALASGVGVLVGFVLGLVGGGGSILAVPLLLYVVGVASPHMAIGTAAVGVAANAASGLVAHARAGTVKWRCAVVFSIAGIIGAYVGSSIGKAIDGDVLLAAFGGAMIAIGIWTLLPKSSEDQPDVRLTLQSARDLLPRLIPFGFGAGSAAGFFGIGGGFLIAPGLMAATHMPMRIAVGTSLVAVLAFGATTAANYAVSGLVNWPVAVAMIAGGVVGGLAGQRASKALGQSGNLLTLVFAALVMGVGGFIIWQAL
- a CDS encoding MarR family winged helix-turn-helix transcriptional regulator, translated to MLNRTANLLGALGLAVADRIENVALDVMNRAGETPAALIVIGSGAGPSNDQLKRILGLSHPGTVRLVDRLAADGLVERRAGKDKRSVALFLTEKGTAACDDLLAGRLATIAQLLSPLDEQEQDVFAALLHKLLAAIPDSDLDRCHLCRMCDNSVCTDCPIPADFRQEMAT
- a CDS encoding MFS transporter produces the protein MRSLTNTEMPDLPLHTTAYDALFGDDEGRVCRDIPESACNAQPENVSAHLISLAATKAGDGLSDPKLILAWVLNALGAPAFLIGLLVPLREAGALVPQLFAAGAIRALPVRKWAWAISSLIQGLCVAAMGAVVLIFDGVMVGWIVVGLLAVFALSRSVASVAYKDVLGKTVSKAKRGTTTGTADSIAAMVVLAFGLALSFDILTRSVEVVSAALFIAGGCWMVAAAVFLTLKEEPGATEGGGNAFETAIGQLSLLREDRQLQRFIATRGLLIATGLAPPYLVTIVAQRGGTDLSQLGPFIVASGLASVVSSYFWGRLSDRSSRRVLIYAGLLGSLSMALALSVTFLAPTWVMAYAMAAVLFVLMIAYKGVRLGRSTHIVDMGSQETRAAYTALSNTIVGGLLMLAALFGALASLAGTWVVIAVFALMCAGAAIVASGLDEVQQA
- a CDS encoding FkbM family methyltransferase, with protein sequence MSANNTSDWTPPTDLTERVKLALVPPSLDIRRRVNRELRKGEPEFGLVPYLCARDKDAIDIGANRGVYTWWMARTAQHVHAFEPNPKMLGILNRVLPTNATSYAVGLSDSDGDAGLFIPQRRKGYSNQGGSLSTRKADIPHGKVTVQTRTLDSYDLRNIGFIKIDVEGFEAPVIAGARETLKRERPNLLIELEEAHTGEPIEDMLGEIGEMGFQGFFMRRGQLTSLRHFDPEAHHRSADGKANYVFNFIFIPT
- a CDS encoding ArsR/SmtB family transcription factor, producing the protein MSFATKAPAGQSATGQAQDMAAKAAEAAAFIKAMSNERRLLVLCRLIEVGEASVGSLASDVGLSQSALSQHLALLRDDGMVETRREAQSVLYRISDIRVERLVMLLHEMFCPPETTSAPPVRKGRKS
- a CDS encoding nuclear transport factor 2 family protein, translated to MSNETLSAEHRDFYKRFQSFWAAPSGERVAELIAPDAQIHFTGAGHMDGKTYAAFMGQTLAALEGVKVTPMDCAGNGDMLYISWETVATVHGSQRTYRGVDRFRIKDGMAVEEHVIFDSAVLTPEGRGGIEYTPE
- a CDS encoding cytochrome P450 translates to MSQAFTHTPTSDVELSSTTNIADPDIWSNYEYFPIFEKMRAEEPVHYCAESTYGPYWSVTRYEDIMAVDTNHQVYSSEADFGGIVIDDRIAIDPETNYKSASFISMDQPKHDDQRKSVNGITNPNNLQYFGDIIRTRTVNMLDSLPVGEEFDWVPTVSIELTTQMLATLFDFPFEDRHKLTRWSDVITAEPESDIVENQEARVAELNEMAEYFVELQKGRINKPDSIDLLTMMTHSPAMAKMPPEEFMGNLALLIVGGNDTTRNSMSGSIFGMHLFPDEFKKMVDDPSLTDNAVAEIIRWQTPLSHMRRTALQDAVLGGKQIRKGDKVVMWYASGNRDTSIFDDPDKIIIDRKNARRHLSFGFGIHRCMGNRIGELQLRILWEEILKRFSRVEVTGEPVLTHSNFVKGYASLPVKLHAL
- a CDS encoding rhodanese family protein; this translates as MTLHPITPEDAKLRVAQGTRLIDVRERDEHLRERIAGASCIPASKLPQVLEGDEGDVIFHCRSGNRTQALAGILSASASGKAYVLEGGLDAWKKAGLAVEKTPKAPLEIMRQVQMTAGGLVLLGVLLGYLVSPGFFGLSAFVGAGLFFAGASGWCGMARLLALMPWNRAPELSASDTAGANA